ATTGGATAGATAGATAAGCTTTCATGACCCCCATTTAATATGATCACATGGTTTTTCCtgtatgttttatttttataaacattttctgcgcatatttatttttttacttATTCGCCGATGTGATTTGGTAGTTAAATCTGTAGTCGTCActctttttaataaatgtcACGCTAGAAACATATAGAATTTACAATAGTTCAAATCAAATTCGAATACGAAGCGGCAAACCTATTTTgagaaagaaaaaattcaGTTATTTCACACCATGGCCGAGGAGATGGAGGTTGAGGAGACGGAGGACTTCCACGACATGGAAGTCGATGACGAAGAGCCAATGTGGGGATGGGACGTAGCGGTGGACAACTGTGCCATCTGCCGTAACCACATCATGAACCTGTGCATCGAGTGCCAGGCGGACCCGAATGCAAACCAGGACGAGTGCACTGTGGCTTGGGGCGAGTGCAACCACGCTTTCCACTACCACTGCATCGCGCGCTGGTTGAAGACGCGCCTTGTCTGCCCGCTGGACAACAAGGAGTGGGTGTACCAGAAGTACGGCCACTAGCGAGGAATATGGACATGGATCGGGGCAGGGGGTGGTGACATCTGTGTGCTGGCATGTGTTGAATGTAATTTATATTAGAGTTGACTTGGGTTCCCACGAAGAGGATTACGCTTCCTGGTCGGGCAGGAGCTGCTGGGCCGTGGGCCTAACGCCAGTGATTTGTTCGATTTGTGAGTAGAGCGAATCGCGCTCTTCTACCAAACTAGCGTActtctgctgcagctcctTCTCGCGGTCCATCTGGCGACGCACGTCCTCTTGCAGCGATTCCAGGCGCCGCGGCACAGCGATGGCCTCCTGTTCGCCCAAGAAGCGGAATGTCGAGAGTGAGACCGAGTTCTGCTCTATCTGGCCGTACGTGTCCTGAAGCTGCTTAATCAGCACCTGGGCGCGCGCCTGGTAGCCGCCGGTGAGAATCTTCAGCTTCTTCTCGATCTTGCCGCAGCGCTTGGCTTCTTTGGCCATGTGGCGGCGGTTGGTCTCCAGTCGCTTCTCGGCAGACTCTAAGCGATCCTTCTTGCTGGCCAGATTGGCGCGTGTGTAGCGATGTTGGGAGGGCAGGTAAAGTACCTGCCCGAGGCACTCTTGCCACACCTGGGCGTAAACGTCCAGGGGCAGTTCGCCATGCGCCATGCGCTCCTTCACCACCTCCATTTCCTCGGTGAGCATTTGTCTGGCCTTGGCCAGATCTTGCTGAGAGATGTCCTCGTAGGGATTGGCCTTAAAGTAGCTTTGTAGCTGTTCCAGCTTGTGCTGTGACTGACCCGGCACGGGATCCTTCACCGAGTCGTACACTGCGGGGAAAAATAACATTAATTACTGTGGTTAAAGAGGAAACATTAGGTTTACTCACGCTGCATGGTGATCATTTCGTGTTTAATCAGCTCTTCGGCCTGCTGCTGTTCCGTAAGGTTCTGTTTCTCGGACTGCGGGCGCAGAATCTTGGTGTTCACTTCAGTGGGTCGCGGGAGACTACGCTGAATAACCTGGGAGCGCTTCTCTAGTTCCCGCTTTCGCCGCGCCTCTTGTTCCGCCAGTAACCTGGCGTCGACATCCGCCTGATCTTCGACGGCGGGCTCTGACCTGGTTTCGACGCCTTCGCTTTCCTCCTGCTCGGGCACCACGATCTCGTAGTCATTCCGCGGAGCGGGCAGCGTGGACAGACCGTCACGCAGCGTGGACTTAAGTTGCTTCTGGTAGTTTTTGTAATGGGCTGGCGTCTCGGTGACGCCCATACTCTCCTCAGGATTGATGCTCAGCTTGTCCCTCACGTAGGCAGGTGTGTTGACGGCACCCGTAGCTCCTCCAGCCCCCTTTACAGGAACTAGGGCGCCGGAGGAGGGCGTTAGGAATCCTCCGGGCGTAGCTGCACCGCCCTCGCGCTGGGTTCTAAACGGCGTTGCAATCACTGTGTTGGGCGTGGCGATGGAGGCCGCCTTGGGCAGCACGCCAGAGAAGTCGGACTCGTGCAGCGGAGTGTTTAGGCCGCCTTTGAGCGGCGTCTCTGTGTGGGTGAGGGCCATCATGTTCTGGGCCTCCTGCATGATGCGATCGGTGTACGGAGCCGGAGTACGTGGAGTGGCTGCCACCTGGGGTGTGATGGAGTAGTCGGCTAGCAAAGCATCCGTCGTCTCTATGCCGCTCTCGCCGGCAATTTCCTTCGCCATCTCACTGGCGCGTCCCAGCTTGACCACCTGCTGCAGCTCCATGTCGGAGATCTGCGGCGTGGGCAGCACCAGTTTGGAACGCTTCCGCTCGGGCTCCACGTTTTGCAGCATGGCGGTGGGCACTTCGTTCTCCTTGCGCTGCTTCAGCTTCTGCTTGTCCCGCTTGCGTTCGCGTTCCTCCTTCTCTGAGCGGAGTTCTCCATCCAGATCCTGCTGCCGCATCTTGTTGAAGTCGGGTTCATTTTTCTGCAAATGCTCCTCCGAAGTGTCGTAGAATCCGAGGGCAGGACGCTTTTCGAAGGGAATCTCGGCGTTGTAGTCGATTCCCTTGATTCGCTTGCGATTTCCGCTGCCAATGCCGGCGGCACGGAGCTCTCGCCGCTTCTGGAGAGTGGCCAGGCGACGGGCTTCCTCCAGTTGCTTCTCGCGAGCTTTGCGCTTGGCCTTCTTGCCCTGCGTGTTGGCCAAGCGGGCGCGTGCCTCGGACAGCATTTCCAGCTCGTCCTCGTCCATGTCTTTGGGATCGGGTCGCGCCGGCTTGGTCTCCGGATTGGGGTCGATCTCTCCGGGCTTCAGCTTGCGTGGATCGTCCATGGTGTCCTCGCCATCCTCTTTGCGTTGGGCTTGGTCTCTGTGCGGCAGGAAAGAGATTAGGAATGGTACTTGGTATTTTGAGCTTTGGACTTACAGCAAGTATTCGTAGCGCTCCAGGCACTGGGCTGCCGTCCGTCCGATGATCGGGGCTATGGTGCGCCACTGCGTCGGCATCAGCTTGGCCAAGTGGAGCAGCTTCTCGTCCTCCTCGCGGGACCACTCGGTCTTCTTGATGCTGGGATCCAGCCACTCGTACCACCTGGCCTTGCACTGCTTGGCGGACTTCCTGTGCAGCAGGGAGGCAATACGACTCCACTGGTTCTTGCCATATTTCATGACCGCAGCTTTGAGGATTTCATCCTGGAAAAAACAAGCCGGAGACCATGTAAGCCATGTGATTAATAGACATGCTATTGGGATAACTACCTCCGTGTTGCGCCAAACGCCGCCCTTGATCATTATTCGGGGCATTCTGGGGCTTTACGTTCACTTTTCCCGCGGATACAATGgattttcacaattttcacTCGAGTCCACGAAACTCCGCTATTTTTCTAGCAGTAGCCGCTAGAGATGGTTGCTCTTCGATAACAGCGATAGCTACAGCACGTTTTGGTATATTTCTTTGGTAGTTTACTCTAGTTGAACGCTCTTTAAATTATAATAGCTCagtttatttttcattttgaataCCGTCCGattttatttcggtttttataagtttgcaatttaaatttgtgcATTTGCTTAAGGCTCCTACACACGTCAAAACATACTGCGGCAGTGTGACCGAATATGATTATGGAAACAGTGCTGCCACACTTTGCACAGCAACAGCTGTTCGCTATCAGTTTTTTTGTGACCAAAAGTTTTTATCTGCGTAATGTAAATTGTGATGCGGAATTAAAAGGCTTGTGCCCCGAAAGCGGAAGACCGGCAACCGGAATCCGGCACCTGGAATCGACTGGACCAAGGACGGCCAAGGACCCACGATGAACGATGCCACCTATCCGGGATATTACGGCGGCAACCAGGTGAGCATCCAGCGACTACCTCTGGCCAGAAAAACACGCCGTGTGTCTTCCAGCTGCATTTGCTCCCGCTGTCGCATCCGCATCCTTCACATCCGCACCAGGACCTGTCGCTTTCCACGCCGGTTCACTCCTTGGACCAGGACTCCAACTTTGGCGGATTCTTCGACGACGAGCTGGTCATCGGATCGGGATCCGGAATTACCGCTGCGTCTGCTGCAAATGGCACCGCTTCCGGAACTGCTATGTGGCTGCCCGATGGCGGGAACCGATCACCTTCCGAGGTGGCTGTGGAATCCCAGCCCAATCAGGGCATTCCCTTTGTCCAGATCCACACCACCGACTTGCAGCAACCGGAGAAGAGCTACCGCAATGCCTTCCGCAGGCGCACGGCGGAGATCAAGTCGGAGGAACTGATCAAGTCGGAACTTGCGGAAGCGGCGGCCAAGGATCGTCTGAATGCAACGCCAACGCCACCAACTCGGAATTCCAGCTGCGCCAGCGTGGAGGGCAAGGCAATGGTTCAGGAAGGCCCGCCTCTTATCCTGCGCTGTCCCAATTGTCCATTCTTAAGCCTCTGCCAGGTGCGCCTCCAACAGCATCTTAACCAGGGCAACTGCTACATGGAGCAGCACAGGAGACAGTGTCCAGGTGAGGCATAGTGCGCCTTCAATAGGCGTGCTCTGCTCGGATGCCTTATCCCATTCGCATTCACTTTTCACGTGTTCCTTGACAGGCTGCTCAAACATCTTCTACACCAGCGATGCGCTCAGCTTGCACCTCAGCTTGGACCATCAAATGCAGGACAATGAGACACTCACTCTGGTGAGCGGAAAAGTCACGGAAGCACAGACTAAGAAGCAGACACAAATGCCGCAAGCCCAAAATCGACCAAAGAGTCGCATCTTTATAAAGAGCGTGGACTGCCTGAGGGAGCCACTCCCGGATTTCTCGCCCTTAATGCCGGATAGCGGGTCCACCGCTAACATTCTTGATCTGCTGGAAGGAGTGGCGGTGGGTGCATCGCCGACCGAACAGACTATGCCACCAGCACCTGCAGCGAATTTACCCGCTCCGCCGCCAAAGCCCAGCCAGAAGATCTCCATCAAGAGCGTGGACGTGCTCAGGGAGCCTGCCTTGCTGCCGTTCGACTTCCAGCTGCAGAATCATTCGCTCATCACGGACAACAGTCTCCTTGAAGTTCCTGATGTGTCCGGGGAGCCGGAGAAGCCGCGTCAGCCGAAGATTTATATCCGCAATGTGGACATCCTCAAGGAACCGATGGTTCTGCCATCTGCTCTCCCCGGCCTGGGATTTAATAGCAGCATGCCGTCGGCAACAGACCCCGGACAAAGTGTACTAACTGTGGGAGGAGCGGATGGTGATGTCTTCCAGGCGGAGACTCTACTCACGCCCACGTGCCAGCTTCCAGGATTCGAGCCCAGTCTCGCCCCGCTGGCACAGATGTGTAACGATGCATTTCCGTTTGATTCTGTGCTGAATGGCAATGGAGCGCCTGCCTCCAATCTGGAAAACACGCGTTTCAGTGCCTTGGACCTAGATTTTGGCGTGGATTTTGTTTCGGAAGAGGCAACTCCGCCGCCTCCCCTCAATGATCCACTGACCATAATGGAACCACAACCTGTCCAGCTGGAGCACTACTTGCCGCCAACGGCTCCCATCACCACCAAGCAAAAGATTTTCATCAAAAACGTGGACATTTTGAAGGCACCGCAGAGGGGCACCTTGCACCTGCGCACTGTGGACGAACTGAACCTGATGAATCGCACCGAGGTGGAGCATTTAATCGTGCCTAATCTGGAACCGATGGCCATGACCATGATGGAGCTTCCGCccgtgcagcagcagcctttGGAAGTAAATTCACAGCTCAAGGGGCCACCGCAAACGCTTGGCGAATTCCAACCGTCTATTAGCGGTAGTTGGCCCAGCGAGGATGGCTATGACCTAGCTGAGGATCTGGAGTGCTGGCCCTGGATGGAAGATGCTGTACCAGAAGCTGGACTCGGTCTGCCTACACCAAGTGAAGTGGCTGATGCTCCGCCACTCGATGGTTTGGCTCACACTGCAGAGGATCTGCTGGTCAAGGATTTTGCGCAGTTGTATGCCGCACCGCCGGAGGACACACAAAACGCAGAAGAAGCAACTGCAGCCGGAGGGCGAGGGCCAGTGCCACCTCTGGTACCGGTAACATCCTCGGGAGGGACGACCTCTGTAGCTCAAAGTGCACCCTTGGGTAGTTTGCCGGTTCCGCCGCTGGTTCCCTTGGCGGCCGATATGACTCCTGCAACCGAAAAGCCAGCCCGCATCTATGTGGCCAATAATCTCCTTCCCA
This portion of the Drosophila santomea strain STO CAGO 1482 chromosome 3L, Prin_Dsan_1.1, whole genome shotgun sequence genome encodes:
- the LOC120450151 gene encoding RING-box protein 1B; the encoded protein is MAEEMEVEETEDFHDMEVDDEEPMWGWDVAVDNCAICRNHIMNLCIECQADPNANQDECTVAWGECNHAFHYHCIARWLKTRLVCPLDNKEWVYQKYGH
- the LOC120450148 gene encoding cell division cycle 5-like protein, with the translated sequence MPRIMIKGGVWRNTEDEILKAAVMKYGKNQWSRIASLLHRKSAKQCKARWYEWLDPSIKKTEWSREEDEKLLHLAKLMPTQWRTIAPIIGRTAAQCLERYEYLLDQAQRKEDGEDTMDDPRKLKPGEIDPNPETKPARPDPKDMDEDELEMLSEARARLANTQGKKAKRKAREKQLEEARRLATLQKRRELRAAGIGSGNRKRIKGIDYNAEIPFEKRPALGFYDTSEEHLQKNEPDFNKMRQQDLDGELRSEKEERERKRDKQKLKQRKENEVPTAMLQNVEPERKRSKLVLPTPQISDMELQQVVKLGRASEMAKEIAGESGIETTDALLADYSITPQVAATPRTPAPYTDRIMQEAQNMMALTHTETPLKGGLNTPLHESDFSGVLPKAASIATPNTVIATPFRTQREGGAATPGGFLTPSSGALVPVKGAGGATGAVNTPAYVRDKLSINPEESMGVTETPAHYKNYQKQLKSTLRDGLSTLPAPRNDYEIVVPEQEESEGVETRSEPAVEDQADVDARLLAEQEARRKRELEKRSQVIQRSLPRPTEVNTKILRPQSEKQNLTEQQQAEELIKHEMITMQLYDSVKDPVPGQSQHKLEQLQSYFKANPYEDISQQDLAKARQMLTEEMEVVKERMAHGELPLDVYAQVWQECLGQVLYLPSQHRYTRANLASKKDRLESAEKRLETNRRHMAKEAKRCGKIEKKLKILTGGYQARAQVLIKQLQDTYGQIEQNSVSLSTFRFLGEQEAIAVPRRLESLQEDVRRQMDREKELQQKYASLVEERDSLYSQIEQITGVRPTAQQLLPDQEA
- the LOC120450146 gene encoding uncharacterized protein LOC120450146, with protein sequence MNDATYPGYYGGNQLHLLPLSHPHPSHPHQDLSLSTPVHSLDQDSNFGGFFDDELVIGSGSGITAASAANGTASGTAMWLPDGGNRSPSEVAVESQPNQGIPFVQIHTTDLQQPEKSYRNAFRRRTAEIKSEELIKSELAEAAAKDRLNATPTPPTRNSSCASVEGKAMVQEGPPLILRCPNCPFLSLCQVRLQQHLNQGNCYMEQHRRQCPGCSNIFYTSDALSLHLSLDHQMQDNETLTLVSGKVTEAQTKKQTQMPQAQNRPKSRIFIKSVDCLREPLPDFSPLMPDSGSTANILDLLEGVAVGASPTEQTMPPAPAANLPAPPPKPSQKISIKSVDVLREPALLPFDFQLQNHSLITDNSLLEVPDVSGEPEKPRQPKIYIRNVDILKEPMVLPSALPGLGFNSSMPSATDPGQSVLTVGGADGDVFQAETLLTPTCQLPGFEPSLAPLAQMCNDAFPFDSVLNGNGAPASNLENTRFSALDLDFGVDFVSEEATPPPPLNDPLTIMEPQPVQLEHYLPPTAPITTKQKIFIKNVDILKAPQRGTLHLRTVDELNLMNRTEVEHLIVPNLEPMAMTMMELPPVQQQPLEVNSQLKGPPQTLGEFQPSISGSWPSEDGYDLAEDLECWPWMEDAVPEAGLGLPTPSEVADAPPLDGLAHTAEDLLVKDFAQLYAAPPEDTQNAEEATAAGGRGPVPPLVPVTSSGGTTSVAQSAPLGSLPVPPLVPLAADMTPATEKPARIYVANNLLPTAVDPPLLGGGTSVRGRPYGAKHSGGAAAKRKPSQGPNQVPEGGKCVVEGCMFRFKSPATLEYHGRCHNGSLSSNQPMVCPECKSSNFSNWNCLHTHLWRTHQIDMELYSCQLCSFKTPIYSRLVNTHAKIHSEERNYKCEQCGKGFKNTKQLKNHRRLHRTQGLGTGKQSNEQIFAGPEANPVVMHRCEDCGAAFKQKKTLREHLCKERNEQLECPECQRRFGSKSSLRLHLRSHQDQKRFRCDTCDHETSDHNAFRRHLATHKERKRYSCPHCDFRAIQSTAFRIHLQKRHPEQELSAIIYKCDQCNFTSINQGLLQVHQAKHEAGNPSQTVAPSQGDVPVAKQSQIKVESNLVLAHSSTKVATEVVKDQENILQAS